A genomic region of Rhipicephalus sanguineus isolate Rsan-2018 chromosome 1, BIME_Rsan_1.4, whole genome shotgun sequence contains the following coding sequences:
- the LOC119405896 gene encoding lariat debranching enzyme A, translated as MKIAVEGCAHGELDKIYETIKALESQYQFTVDLLIICGDFQAVRNASDMDCMAVPRKYQEMKDFHKYYSGEKKAPLLTIVIGGNHEASNYLAELAYGGWLCENIYYMGYASVVSVNGIRIAGISGIYKGNDYLKGHFEVPPYNDSTKRSAYHLRNLEIFRLKQLAEPIDIIVSHDWPRGIYNYGNKAKLLQQKKFFAAEVETNTLGCRPTESLLQELKPKYWFAAHLHCKFAAVVTHEDGTCTKFLALDKCLPKRDFLQTLDIPTETDEPPRLSYDLEWLCVLQLTDHLLRIDSKNHYMPGPGCSQRWQFTPTKEEKEKLAATCGSDLQVPLNFQHTAPVYMPGSERSPGRVKPHVNPQTESFCKRFGLRDPLAEALDPRQQSSPLDISGFLGTEDVTNTTMPSFNESENLGQEQSPEADLDDEPVPLHEMSAEERQKMHTFEFGSLVCTAEEKKELFPELIEKTESVMPKSAPTSSGRVMKRRNQSLYTESEDTDS; from the exons ATGAAGATTGCTGTTGAAGGTTGTGCGCACGGGGAACTTGACAAGATTTATGAAACTATAAAAGCTCTAGAAAGCCAGTACCAGTTCACA GTAGACTTACTGATCATCTGTGGCGACTTTCAAGCAGTCCGAAATGCTTCTGACATGGACTGCATGGCTGTTCCTAGAAAATATCAAGAGATGAAAGATTTCCACAA GTACTACTCGGGTGAGAAGAAAGCGCCACTTTTGACCATCGTAATCGGTGGAAACCATGAAGCTTCCAACTATCTGGCCGAACTGGCATATGGTGGTTGGCTTTGTGAAAACATCTATTATATGG GTTATGCGAGTGTCGTCAGTGTTAATGGCATAAGGATAGCTGGCATCTCAGGAATATACAAGGGCAACGACTACCTGAAAG GTCACTTTGAGGTCCCACCCTACAATGATTCCACGAAACGAAGTGCCTACCATTTGCGAAACCTCGAGATCTTCAGATTGAAACAG CTGGCAGAGCCCATTGACATAATAGTCTCACATGACTGGCCACGTGGAATTTACAACTATGGGAACAAGGCAAAGTTGTTGCAGCAAAAGAAGTTCTTTGCTGCAGAAGTTGAGACCAACACCTTAGGCTGTCGCCCAACTGAGAGCTTGTTACAAGAACTGAAGCCAAAATACTGGTTTGCTGCACATCTTCATTGCAAGTTTGCCGCAGTAGTCACTCATGAG GATGGAACATGTACAAAGTTCTTGGCATTGGACAAATGTTTACCCAAGCGAGACTTTCTCCAA ACTTTAGACATACCAACAGAAACTGACGAGCCTCCAAGGCTTAGCTATGATTTAGAGTGGCTGTGTGTGCTACAGTTAACTGACCATTTACTTAGAATTGATTCCAAGAATCACTACATGCCTGGACCAGGTTGTAGTCAACG GTGGCAGTTCACACctacaaaagaagagaaagaaaagcttGCAGCAACCTGTGGCAGTGACTTGCAGGTTCCTCTAAATTTTCAGCATACTGCTCCTGTATATATGCCAGGATCTGAACGTAGCCCTGGCCGAGTGAAGCCCCATGTCAACCCTCAGACTGAGAGTTTCTGCAAGCGATTTGGACTTCGAGATCCATTAGCTGAAGCTCTTGATCCTCGCCAGCAGTCATCGCCACTGGATATTTCAGGCTTCTTGGGTACTGAAGATGTGACGAATACCACCATGCCATCATTCAATGAATCTGAAAACTTGGGCCAGGAACAAAGCCCAGAAGCAGATTTAGATGATGAGCCAGTACCTCTACATGAGATGAGTGCTGAAGAAAGGCAGAAGATGCATACATTTGAATTTGGAAGCCTAGTTTGTAcagcagaagaaaagaaagagctttTTCCGGAGTTGATAGAAAAGACTGAAAGTGTAATGCCGAAGTCTGCACCTACCTCTTCTGGGAGAGTAATGAAAAGGAGAAACCAGTCACTGTACACGGAAAGTGAAGACACAGATAGTTAA
- the LOC125759730 gene encoding uncharacterized protein LOC125759730, whose product MSLEGIKELCLCGSQTTDCMLGECERCPWTQSLTLANLGMVDEDEITFAVWESGDLIKKTLSPTLFLKELVKSVTKWIPHNYIRRTQAAAIHEAKMCEQRGSIVHFDFAENWTVLLPNETQSYHWHKKQISIFTCVATTRKATHSFAIISDDMHHDAAHACCALGKVHEMLDEKAPIYCNVTYVSDGAASHFKNRYQLYELCRTKFTSARWIFSATGHGKNACDGVGGLVKHHASLHNLRSGCTESIQSAHEMVSQLSDKLKNVTLLHAPAAAIEEHRQQKSVEWKSVPRVPGIQSWHVWMCARDQSSGYVLSVSRTSASQLTAIKPF is encoded by the coding sequence ATGTCATTGGAAGGCATCAAAGAACTATGTCTTTGCGGCTCTCAAACCACAGATTGTATGTTAGGTGAGTGCGAGCGCTGCCCATGGACTCAAAGCCTCACTCTGGCTAATCTGGGAATGGTTGACGAGGACGAGATCACATTTGCCGTATGGGAAAGCGGTGACTTGATAAAGAAGACGTTGTCTCCAACCCTTTTCCTAAAAGAGCTCGTCAAATCGGTGACCAAATGGATCCCGCACAATTACATACGCCGCACTCAAGCAGCGGCTATTCATGAAGCAAAGATGTGCGAGCAGCGTGGGAGCATTGTCCATTTTGATTTTGCTGAAAACTGGACTGTCCTGCTGCCAAACGAAACGCAATCGTACCATTGGCATAAAAAGCAAATCTCCATCTTCACCTGTGTTGCCACGACAAGGAAAGCCACACACAGTTTCGCCATCATAAGCGACGACATGCACCACGACGCAGCGCACGCCTGTTGCGCCCTAGGCAAAGTGCACGAGATGTTGGATGAGAAAGCGCCCATCTACTGTAACGTAACCTACGTCAGTGATGGCGCagcaagccattttaaaaataggTATCAACTGTATGAGTTGTGCCGCACCAAGTTCACGTCTGCAAGGTGGATATTTTCCGCTACCGGCCATGGCAAGAACGCCTGTGACGGTGTGGGTGGACTCGTTAAGCATCATGCGTCCTTGCACAACCTGAGGTCTGGATGCACCGAATCCATTCAGTCGGCGCATGAGATGGTCTCACAACTTAGCGACAAGCTCAAGAATGTGACCCTGCTTCATGCGCCTGCTGCAGCCATCGAGGAGCATCGTCAGCAGAAGTCAGTGGAGTGGAAGTCAGTGCCGCGTGTGCCGGGAATTCAGTCATGGCATGTGTGGATGTGTGCGCGCGATCAGTCAAGCGGATATGTGCTGTCCGTTTCGAGAACTTCCGCTAGCCAGCTGACGGCGATTAAACCTTTTTGA